AATTCTCTTCTCATCAACACAGACCATGTTAATAGATGGTTAAcatattttttccccctcttctggGGCACATCAATGGAGTTCCAGTTTTTCCAAAACTCCATGGCCATCTATGTATAGGTTATTACTTAAGGAGAACTATACTCATAATGGGTAAATCTCACAGCAttatatataacttttaaaaaattcattctcAGAGGGAaacatttctgatgttttctatGTTATTAACAGGCAAGATATTAAATAAATCCTTCATTAGTAAGGATCATTTCTTCAgttagcatttattaagcacacaGTGGTAGGCAATGAGAATACAAATATAATTATGTTGGTGTTCCTGCCTTCTGTGGTTTACAGTCTAATAGGGAAGAATCTTTCTTTATAAGTCTCCATTCAAATTCTTAAATGTGAGcatttctttgtaaaattaaTATGCTTACCTGGAAGTTggagtgatttttaaataaataaataaaaattattattgtgGAAAGATCATACAACATAGAAAATTGTAAAGGAGAAAATCAGTCATAACCCTCATACCAGAGaaaaccactgttaacattttggcatATTTCTTTCCAGTCTTATCTGTGCTTCTATTGTATGATCATACTGTACATACAATTTTGTATATGGCAATTCTGCTTACCATGATATCACAAGCATTTTTCCTTgtcattaaaaacattttgaaagcatAATGACTAGATAAAATTATATCAAATGTGTGTACTATAGTTTTCTTGCAAGTCCACATTGAACATTTAActtgtttacattttttcactTTGATGAACACCTTCACTCACAaatgttttttcactttttatattaCTTCTTCAGAACAGATTATAAGAGAATTTTTGGGTTAAGGGTATCAACATTTAAAAAGCTTTGGGTTCATATTGCTGATGTACCTTTTTTTCCTCCTATGatgtttttcaaaaaaatcatatatacatagctataatcatattttatatactattttacattttaccACTTTGgcctaacaaaaatattttttgtatgttATCACACACCATCTGTAGACCTTTTAATAGGTACATAATAATCTTTGATTGGATGTAATCATGGTTTACTTAAACGTTATTTGTTGCTGGAATTTAGTCTTTTTCCAATTTTCAGTATTACACATAATATGACTTTTGTGTATTAAAACAGACCATATAGTAGTTATGATCTGAGCTTTGAAAGCTCGCTTTGAATTCTCTGCTCACTTCTATTTAGCTTCATGATTGGACAAGATACTTCTCTTCTTTAaagcctctttcttcttctctaaaAAAGAATATAGTTTTGGAAATATCTATTACATAGGGTTGTTTCAGAATTCAAAGAGATAATATATTAAGGAGCCTAGTGCGATGCCTGTTACATAATCAAATGTTCAACAAAAATAGGAttcaaaggcatttttaaaaaaaatcacatttcctATTGTTAGCTTGATTAGTTTAAGTAATGTACCAATAAAACACCCAGGTCTTGATTAGGTTAAGTTCAATATAAAAGACCTTTCTTCCAGCAAAATTGCAGTCGTTTAGAGCTTGTCTGCAGTGCTCAACTTCAGTCCTCTCAGATTGCTGATGGATGACGAGgtaattttaagcattttaagcAACTGTGATTCTGCCTCAAGTCCCCCAGATGCTGAGGTAAGGATTTGTGAGAAAAGGTGGGGGTGAAGGGGAGAGTGGGGCATAGTGATAAGCTTTTGGATTTTGTTCGCTAATAGGGAGCTCTTCTCCCAGTTGTCCTGCTCCCAACCTCGCACGTCTCTGGGATTGTTTAACGTTTCGGTGGGTTCAGGCGAATACAACTCTCAAACGGTGCTTGGTCTGGCTATAAAAATCTTTTGCAAACTTAGCAACCAGCACTGCGGttcctttttaataaatatgtagACTCACTACGAAAATGTGGCCACTCTGCCTTCAGGGCTAGGCGTCGTTGAGAACTCGGGGGCGCAGCAGTAGGATGGGAATTTGCCTGGAGAACTCCCTCCTAAGTCTGAAGGAGGGCTTGGGGCCAGGAAAGCGCTGAAAATGAAGGGTGGCACCCAGACCCCCAATTAATGCATCCTTCAGTcgatatttattgggcacttaaACTGGTGCTAGGCAGGGTACCACCCGGTGGAGATGCAAATATAAACAGGATCCAGTCCCTGATCTCCAGGTCCTCACAGCATAGGAAACGCAAAACAACTAAACACAGTGGAGGTAGGGCCCTCTTGTCGTGGGAGAGTGGTGGAAGGCTTCCTGGGAGCGATGATGCTGGTGTTTGCTGTGGGTCTGAAGGCAAGGCTGTAAAGAGGCCCAGACCAGGGTGCAGGTACACCCACTGGGACGAGGAGTGTGCAAACATCTGCGAAGTGACTGGGTTCTGAGGGTCTCTAAGGCCACTGTAAGGAGTGGAGACTACCTGGCCAGCTGGGTCTGGTAGTGGTGTGGGTTGCAGGGATGACACTCGAAGTCGAGAGACCCGTTGGGGACTGTCGCAAACAGTCCAGGCAAGACAGGATGGAACTAGGGCAGGGGGGTTGGAAAGAAGGTCTAGGCAGGAGGCAGAACTGACAGGACTTGTGACTAGTAGCTCCGGAGTTCCTCCCTGCTTCATGGTTTGGGAGACCTAGTGAATGATAGTTGCCAATAACCTGAATGGGAAAAGTAAGCTCCTTCCTGAAATGCTCCATTCAGGAGCTTTACTTTTAGCAATATCCCAATTACTGGTACTTCCTGGTTAGGAGACTAGCTTCCAGAAACAGCCGCCGTGTTTCCGGCCTCTGCCTTCCAACAGCTGACTAATTGGCAACCAGTAGAATCAAGATGGCGTCTCCCTCGGTCTAGGTCATGTGACGTCGGGTTTCCCTTACTTTAAGGCAGGCAGTCCGTTTGGGGTCAAGGTTCGCCTAACAGGTAGCGGGTGTCAGCCCTTCAAATTTCACAACCCAATGACATCTGAGACCAGGACACTGCGGTGGGGCGATCGGGAGATTGGTGCGTTCCACCTCTCCTAGCCAAGGGCCAATCACGGAGCGTCGTACACTCCGCGGACCCTCCGGTAGGCGGGGGAGAAGCAGGAAGGTCGTCACAGCGTGGCGGTATTGTTACCTAAGGACTTGAGAGAGGGTGGGACGTATGTTGATTGACAGGCAGATTTCTACAGGAATTAGAGAATTCGGCGTAGTACCCCCGCCTTAGAGGTGGGGTCTTATTTGATTGCCAAGTAATATTCCCCAATGGACTCCTAGCTGGTAGTGATGGGCAGGCTGCTTGACTAATGAATCCTCAGCGTGGCCGGTGCAGCTCTCCAATCGCCGGGCGGCGGGCCCCAGTCTGAGCGGcgatggcggcggcggcggcggcggcagcagcagcggGGGCTGCGGGCGGTCGGGGCTCCGGGCCGGGGCGGCGGCGCCATCTTGTGCCCGGGGCCggtggggaggccggggagggggccCCGGGGGGCGCAGGGGACTACGGGAACGGCCTGGAGTCTGAGGAACTGGAGCCTGGAGAGCTGCTGCTGGAGCCCGAGCCGGAGCCCGAGCCTGAAGAGGAGGCGCCCCGGCCCCGCGCCCCCCCGGGAGCTCCGGGTCCTGGGCCTGGCTCGGGAGCCCCCGGcagccaggaggaggaggaggagccggGACTGGTCGAGGGTGACCCGGGGGACGGCGCCATTGAGGACCCGGTGAGGGAAGGAGGGCGAGCGAGCGGACTGGCTACTGACCGGCTGGGTCACCGGAGGCCCAGAACTCGGGCGAGCGGGAGGCAGGcggggggtggggataggggtgGGCGGGGAATAACGTGGCTGGGGCCGGGCCGGGGAAGGCTCCTCCACCGCCATAGGGGCCCTGCGGGGTTGATTCCGGCATCATGGGTGCTTAGCGTTGCTCTAGAGAAGGTAGCTTGGTTTTCTTTTCATCACGACCCCCGCGTGGGGCGAGGAAAATGGCGAGCATAGCTGGGGCCGCGCGCTTACGGAGAGCAGGGTATAGCTCCTGCTTTGGTTCCTCTTAAGCTTTTCTCCATACCCATCTCCACTCATTGTAGGAGCTGGAAGCGATCAAAGCTCGAGTCagagagatggaggaagaagCTGAGAAGCTAAAGGAGCTGCAGAACGAGGTAGAGAAGCAGATGAATATGAGTCCACCTCCAGGCAATGGTGAGTAACTGGCGGTTGCACGCAGAGCCCGGGTCCTGGGTTGGAAGGAGGTAGGGAACACGCGGGATATGGCATTGGGTGCTGGGGGTCTTGGAGCTGCTTGTCTGAGCAATTAATGGGCGGGTGCCGCGGTTATAGTCCAGTGTGTGTTCCTCTGACCTTTGTGAAACAGAGCTTATGTTTGGGTGGCGGTGGTCTTctgctttcctttgttctttttataaatgTGTTGCTCTTTGTTCTTAGTTCATCTCAGTTCTTCTTTGTGGAGGTTGCCAGCTGGTATTTGACCTTCAAGTCAAATACTTCTGTTTTCAGCTGCGGACCCTTTAGTTAGTAGAAGTTCTAAGTGATCGCTGCTCAGTTGTAGGGGGGCTTCCCCTTTGTAATCTGGAAATGTAGAATCGcagcctttttaatttcttcagcgGCTCTTCAATAGGGATTTGAtttggagggtggtggtggtggtggtatttcttctttgatttttaagaATCTGCTTATTTATTCTTAATCAAAAATTTAGTGGCCATCCATTACATTTTAGGCACTGTTCTGGGTAATGGGAACAGACTCAAATCTTTGCCTTCAgtgagcttacattctaatagtGGTAGAGGGGTGGAGGTGCATATATTggtagaggagaaaagaaatgtgttttCTAATTGTCTTTTTTCAAAGCTGGCCCAGTGATCATGTCTATTGAAGAGAAGATGGAGGCTGATGCTCGTTCCATTTATGTTGGCAATGTATGTTTTAGGGCCCTGATggtggtggggggcggggagagcTCTAATTTGAAGGAGTTATATAATGGGAGTCTTTTGAAAGGAGCATATCCAGGGTAGGGGGTGAGAGGAGATAAAAGTTAATGATCAGCAGGGCCTCTGGGGTTGGAAAAAAGGGGATTAGTTCCTTAGAGAAACACATTTGATATGCCTCAGTATATGTATGGCCCCAACCTGAAGGTGAGGCAGGGTGCCTGTTAAGATGGGAATTGGAATTTGCCCAGTACCTGTGAAACATTCTCTGTCCTTTACCCTCCTCAGGTGGACTATGGTGCAACAGCAGAAGAGCTAGAAGCACACTTTCATGGCTGTGGTTCAGTCAACCGTGTTACTATACTCTGTGACAAATTCAGTGGCCATCCCAAAGGGTAAGATCATTTTAATCAGTGTAAAAATAGATGTTGAACAGTAGGTCACTTGCTGTTAAAGCTAGTGGTCTTTGTCTTAAGTGTAAACATACTGTGCCTAAAGAAAGCACATTAGTCCAGCAAGCTGCTATTTACAACTTCAAAGAGATAAAGTGACAATATTCTTTTCAGGTTTGCATATATTGAGTTCTCAGACAAAGAGTCAGTGAGGACCTCCCTGGCCTTAGATGAGTCCCTTTTTAGAGGAAGACAAATCAAGGTAAGCCCCATGTATAATGCTGTTCTGGTTCTGTGGACACTTGGCAGGTTGACTGTCTCTAAGGCTTTCTGTTGTACATCCCTTACTCTCAGGTGATCCCCAAACGAACCAATAGACCAGGCATCAGCACAACAGACCGGGGTTTCCCAAGAGCTCGTTACCGTGCCAGGACCACCAACTACAACAATTCCCGCTCTCGGTTCTACAGTGGTTTCAGCAGCAGGCCCCGGGGTCGTGTCTACAGGTCAGGATAGATGGGCTGCTCTTCTCTCCCCGCCTCCCATGAGCCCTGTATGCTTACTTCTGTCCTGATCTGAGGaacttccctcccttcccctccccttggTCTCCAGGGACTTGGTCTCCTGCCTGTGCAGGGTGAGGAAGGTAGTTGGGAAGGCCAGTCTCATCCTTTCCGGAGCAGGAGCTGTGGTGTTAGGGGCTGGATCTCTCCACTGTTGTGAGGGGCTGGTTTACACAAAAGGCTGGGAAGAACAGGGCCTCAGAAATGAAAGCACTGCTTGGACATTGGCTACTTTTCCCAAAGTTCAGGAGAGGTTGAAGTTTGAACCTCCCTTGGAAGAAAACCAGTGCCTAGTTTCATTCTCCCCTAACAGCCGTGTGGGAGGATACTGAAATACTTACTCTAACTGAGCCAGTCTTTTGCAAGGTCAACTTTCTCACTGGGTATAATGTGGTGCTTGCGACATTGCTTTACTTcagtctatttacatttaaattgacGGGTTAGGCATATAGACCTGACTTTTCTCATAAGAGCTGCCTATTTGCTTCCACGAGTTAGGGAGGATCGATGAGGGCCCAGGGTATAGAGGTGTGGAGAACTGAAAATGGGATAAACAATAGGTCCGTTTTTCCTCTGGCCCCTGTTATCTCCAATGCATtgctttatttattcttatttggcAAAGTATTTTAACCCCCATCCCATATGCCAGGTGCTATTTGTTTCTGGGATTGTGGGGGTCGGTTTTAGGACATTTGAAAACAATTTCCCCTTCCCTTCACATTAACTGGGGCAAGGGCCCGTGGGGAGGGGCTTGAACCGAATTATCCAGTGATCGTGTTAACACCCAActctccttctttcttccagggGCCGGGCTAGAGCGACATCATGGTATTCCCCTTACTAAAAAAGTGTGTAttaggaggagagagaggaaaaaaagaggaaagaaggaaaaaaaaaaaaagaattaaaaaaaaaaaaaaaaaaagaaaaacagaagatgaccttgatggaaaaaaaaatattttttaaaaaaagatatactgTGGAAGGGGGGAGAATCCCTTAACTAACTGCTGAGGAGGGACCTGCTTTGGGGAGTAGGGGAAGGCCCGGGGAGTGGGGCAGAGGGCTGCTCATTCACTCTGGGGATTCGCCATGGACACGTCTCAACTGCGCAAGCTGCTCCCCATGTTTTCCTGTCCCACTTCACCCCCTTGGGGGCTGCTCAAGGGTAGGTGAGCATGGGTGgtaggagggttttttttttacccagGGCTCTGGAAGGACACCAAACTGTTCTGCTTGTTACCTTCCCTTCATCTTCTCCCTGCCTTTCACAGTCCCCTCCTGCCAGCTTCCTGTCCTGCCAGGTctaccacccaccccacccctctttGGGCTCCCTGCCCCTCCAGATTGCCTGGTGatctattttgtttccttttgtgtttctttttctgttttgagtGTCTTTCTTTGCAGGTTTCTGTAGCCGGAAGATCTCCGTTCCGCTCCAGGCGGCTCCAGTGTAAATTTCCCTTCCCCTGGGGAAATGCACTACCTTGTTTTGGGGGGTctggggtgtttttttgttttttgttttgttttgttttttcctttgcctttttttcccttttatttggagggaatgggaggaagtgggagCGGGGAAGTGGGAGGtggattttgtttattattatttttttttagctcaTTTCCAAAGGgtgggagttctttttttttttttttttttttttttttttttaaatatgtgtcatgaataaagttgtttttgaaaataaaaattgttcgGCTATTTTGGTGTAAAGATTATTTATGTCTTCCTGTTCTCTCTTAGATCCCAGATGGCTGTTAATTCTACTTTGTGGAAGTACTGGTGTTATGGATGGGAAGTTTCTACTTGTGAATTAAAGAGTAGGAGTTAAATTACAGCTAGCAGGAGTATTATGTGTTTAGTTGAGGATGATGGACTTTCTGGATAGCATGTATCCCTTTGACATTTGAGAGATAAATGAGCctggaaaaataaaagactggCCAGAGTAGAATGACCTAATAGTATTGTGTGTGTGCTTCTGATATAATTTACCTGCAAATCCATAACAGCAGCACTACATTCTTAGATCAGGATTTAGGTAACCTCTCTTGTGTTTCCTACCTGGGGAatgtaagattaaaaaaacaaagaaatgttaAGATTACAAACCATGTAGCTAAGACAGAATTGCAAAGCTTATGTTTTCTCTCCAGCAATGCAATGACCACTAGTATGTTTATCTAAGTGATTTTGGATCATTGGCTAGTGTTCTGCTAATTAGTATATCACATCTGACTTTCCATTGTTTTAGTATCCTTATGTTTAGTATCTTAGTCACGTTAACCTAATGCCTCCACTTTGTGTTCGATTGTCAGATTGGTCTTCAAATCCTTGGATTCTGTGGTGTTCCTCAGCTTAAGCCTGCATAGATTTAGCCACAGGATTTTTTAATCTAACTCAGTATTGGCCATGAATATTTCACCCTCGAGTATGGTCCGCTTGCCGTTGCCTTCTCTTTTCAGGATGTTCATGATTGCTTCTGACCTTGGGGCCCTTTTCATCAAAAATCTTAGGCTAAAGAGATGATGGTTTTATACCCATGGAGCCTTAACACTTCTCAAGTCGTGTTGTATTCTGAGCTTGGGGTATAGTGTTCACTACCACTTACTTGAATATTTAGTCTTTTTACCGGGCTGCTCCCTATCTGTATGATTATTTAGGCATTTGAGGTATGTATACACATATCTTCTAATTAGATTCAGCTGGAATAAAGTCTGGTAATCTGAGGGTGGAGACTGCTGCAGGGCCTAATGATTAGCAAGAGGCTGGATAACGTGCTCGCTATTAACTTCGCTGGGGGAGTGAGACAATTCTAAGTTGGCTGGATGCTGCTAATGCAGAGAAGGTTTCACCTCTCCACCAGGGGGCACTAAATCCCTATCTAACATGGGTAGACTCTTGCTGGGTGAATGTCAGATTTTGACCCTTCTCTGGTCTTAATTTTATGTATTCAGTCAGTTCTACTTATGAAATATCCAATCTCCTTCGTTCCTACTTTGCTTGAGCAAATCCTTATCTTCATTTGCAGGGGGCTCCTGGCAGATGTCGTCTGCGAACTGTTGACCTTGCCAGAACCACCCCTATGCTACTGCCCGAGTTAagctttctttgcttttatgGTTAAAATGAGTAGCCTCTCAAATAttgatcaaattttaaaatgtctttcagcCCTGCGAATTTCCCATGGCTCTTCCCCCTTCTTTATGCCCACTGGCAATCATTGATTCAAACAGACATTGAGTTCTAGGTGCTAGAACATGTTACAGAGAAAGGAGTCACTTACTAAAGGAACTTTAATTTTGCTAAGAAAGGTGTCAATTTGCTACATCTCTGACTTGCGTCCCACCAAAAAGCCGCtctgattttttcaaaaattagatAAAGGTCACATACTTTAAAATTCACCCGTTTAAAGTGTATCATTCCGTGGTTCATTATATTCACAGacttgtgcagccatcaccactacctaattgtgatggttaggttcatgtgtcaacttcgcACGGTAATGGTGCCCGGTTGTTTGCCAGGCAAgtactggcctgactgttactgtgagaaCATTTTGtaaacttaaatcatcagtaagttgattgcatctacaaccgaggagattgccttcaacaatgagagatgtctcatccaatcagttgaaggctttaaaaggagaagtgatgatttcagcattcaaaagagagaatttccatctctacttcagccagccagcttctggcgaattcatcaaaaccttcatcggagttcccagcttgcagcctgccctatggaatttggacttgtgtatccccacagtcatgtgagacaatttttataaaacctcacaatatttgcagatatctcctgttggttctgtttccctagagaaacgtGACTAATACActaattttaggacattttcatcgtGCCACAAAGAAGCCCCATGACCCTTTACAGGCATTTCCAAtttccccctcctcccagcccctggaatcatccaatatgtggccttttgtgtccgGCTTCTTTTAGttaccataatgttttcaaggttcatccatgttatagcatatatcagtatttcattctttttttaatcactgaatgatattccattgtataggtACCTTTGTCAATCCATTAGTCAGTTGGTGGGTGTTTGGGTTGTttatatgaataatgctgctgtgtgCAGGTTTTAGtgtgaacatatattttaatttcttttgggtatatacctaggcgTGGAGTTGCTGAGTCACATGGTAGCTCTATGTTCAaacttttaaggaactgccagactgttttcaacagttgctgcaccattctacattgtcaccagcaattTATGAAGGTTCTaacttctccacatccccatCTACACTTgttattgttcatttttaaaattatagccaAGCTAGtttggtgtgaagtggtatctcattgtagttttgagttgtatttctctaatgacttttcatctttttgtgttcttattgaccatttgtatatcttctttggagaaatgtctgtttaaatctttggcctatttaaaaattttttttttaaattttttttgtcttttgattgttgagttgtaagagttcacATATTCTGAACACTAGACCTTACCATGTAtctgatttacaaatattttgtccttttctgtggggtgtcttttcactttgatagtgtcttttgaagtaccaaagttttaaattttgatgaagttcaatttatgtATTCTTTCTTTGGTTGCCCATGCTCTAGGCATCATATCtaaaaaaaccattgcctaatccaaagtCCCAAAGATTTatgcctgtgttttcttttaaaagttttagcTCTTTACGTTTagaactttgatccattttgagttgatttgtgtgtgtggtatgaaGTAGggattcaacttcattcttttgcatatggataaaACAGTTGCCCAGCATCATTTGCTGAAGACTTATTTTTCCCCACTGAATTCTCTTGGCACCCGTGTGGGAAATCAATTGTTCGTAAaggtatgggtttatttctggactcccaATTCTATTCTCTTGATCTATACGTCTATCCTCATGCCAGTTACTTTtaggggaaagttttcagtctttcactattaaataTATTAGCTGCGGGTTTCTCATAGATGCCCTGTATTCCATGGATATTCAAACTTGCTGTTTTCCAGGCACACCATGCTCTTTTATGCCTCTGGGCTTTGCactttcttccttcccctctttGTCCCTTTAAGGGTCAATCCAAATATTCTGGAAACTTTCCTTGTCTGCTTCTAATAGAGTGGATCCCTCCGTCTTCAGAGCTGCTACAGcagtttaaaaatcttttttggtTTAACTATTTAAGGTAAGAAATGTACCCCACTATGTCCTTTTAATTTTCCCCTTAATAATCCATTACGGCTCTTAGTTGTGAAACCAcctaaaacatttctaaaatctaTTCATGTTTCAATTACTCTGGCTTAACAAAGTAGTCATTTCTCTTATTTGCCTGAAAACTAATGTCCTTCTAGTTCCTGGGGGTTACCTTCTAAGCTTAATTTTATAAGGTAATACTTTCTCCCATGgttcttagaaatattttctgtctGCTTCTAACAGAGTGAATCCCTCTGTCCTCAGAGCTGCTACtgcactttaaattttttttgaatttatttttattagagaagttgtgggtttacagaacaacaaAGTAGTCTAGCCTAACAAAGtagtcattttttttatttgcctgaAAATTACAGTCTCTCAGTTCTCAAGATTTGGCTCCTGTAATTACTTACCAGCCACATATTCTTGGATAAGTCAAGCATTGGTCTTCCCATCTATAatgactaaaaaaataataaccatttttCATGGGGTTATTgttgaggatttaatgaaatcaTGTAAGTGCAAGTGGTTGAATTTCAGAGCAACTGACAAGATGTCAGTTGTTTCAGCTACACACAGTCACCTTTTCCACCTAGGGATGAGGGACTGTGTCTTCCATTGTGCTTCATTGGTGCTTCTTGAATGCTCTCATTTTCTTTGCCTTCATCTCGATGGATGAAATGTCAGAGAATCTTGCTCTCTTTcacctaccttttttttttttttccgcttt
The Choloepus didactylus isolate mChoDid1 chromosome 4, mChoDid1.pri, whole genome shotgun sequence DNA segment above includes these coding regions:
- the LOC119532313 gene encoding polyadenylate-binding protein 2 isoform X3 yields the protein MATPASAPDTRALVADFVGYKLRQKGYVCGAGPGESPAADPLHQAMRAAGDEFETRFRRTFSDLAAQLHVTPGSAQQRFTQVSDELFQGGPNWGRLVAFFVFGAALCAESVNKEMEPLVGQVQEWMVAYLETRLADWIHSSGGWAEFTALYGDGALEEARRLREGNWASVRTVLTGAVALGALELEAIKARVREMEEEAEKLKELQNEVEKQMNMSPPPGNAGPVIMSIEEKMEADARSIYVGNVDYGATAEELEAHFHGCGSVNRVTILCDKFSGHPKGFAYIEFSDKESVRTSLALDESLFRGRQIKVIPKRTNRPGISTTDRGFPRARYRARTTNYNNSRSRFYSGFSSRPRGRVYRGRARATSWYSPY
- the LOC119532313 gene encoding polyadenylate-binding protein 2 isoform X2, whose product is MEEEAEKLKELQNEVEKQMNMSPPPGNAGPVIMSIEEKMEADARSIYVGNVDYGATAEELEAHFHGCGSVNRVTILCDKFSGHPKGFAYIEFSDKESVRTSLALDESLFRGRQIKVIPKRTNRPGISTTDRGFPRARYRARTTNYNNSRSRFYSGFSSRPRGRVYRGRARATSWYSPY
- the LOC119532313 gene encoding polyadenylate-binding protein 2 isoform X1, producing the protein MAAAAAAAAAAGAAGGRGSGPGRRRHLVPGAGGEAGEGAPGGAGDYGNGLESEELEPGELLLEPEPEPEPEEEAPRPRAPPGAPGPGPGSGAPGSQEEEEEPGLVEGDPGDGAIEDPELEAIKARVREMEEEAEKLKELQNEVEKQMNMSPPPGNAGPVIMSIEEKMEADARSIYVGNVDYGATAEELEAHFHGCGSVNRVTILCDKFSGHPKGFAYIEFSDKESVRTSLALDESLFRGRQIKVIPKRTNRPGISTTDRGFPRARYRARTTNYNNSRSRFYSGFSSRPRGRVYRGRARATSWYSPY